A region of Arabidopsis thaliana chromosome 5, partial sequence DNA encodes the following proteins:
- a CDS encoding Tetratricopeptide repeat (TPR)-like superfamily protein (Tetratricopeptide repeat (TPR)-like superfamily protein; FUNCTIONS IN: molecular_function unknown; INVOLVED IN: biological_process unknown; LOCATED IN: cellular_component unknown; CONTAINS InterPro DOMAIN/s: Pentatricopeptide repeat (InterPro:IPR002885); BEST Arabidopsis thaliana protein match is: Pentatricopeptide repeat (PPR) superfamily protein (TAIR:AT3G53700.1); Has 30201 Blast hits to 17322 proteins in 780 species: Archae - 12; Bacteria - 1396; Metazoa - 17338; Fungi - 3422; Plants - 5037; Viruses - 0; Other Eukaryotes - 2996 (source: NCBI BLink).) has product MFSIIFSNPVKPFNSVIIHQIRFFSRDPFPNKVQHYLYRANLIDSIRLSLRSPTTSDRTLASLLNHRLLDSFVVKNALRSSPSVSSAWSIFKTLSHKSPRFSFETETLHAFATVLAKFQRSSELNSLIGVVNAWKFRNVHFSFMNLLNLYATAGDFDSVLKTWDEYRCSGEEKKGCTESYNIVMQVYMTLGKDSEAVQTFDQIINEGGIPNSRTFTIMIEHLVKLGNLDAAMKIFETLPLMRITRTLKHYSVLVEAFVDAQRFDEVKTLIAEMKSDGKFPSRRMLEPLKRMREAGFEHETEEFLREMLPDERIKDISMYSMDNPSDSEDEGDEYKDDVNEAQVKLKPWLDPKALATSLKKWSSDAVTALEEANFVWTNLLVCKMLRNFRAPETAWSFFCWVAIQPGFTHDAYTIERMMAMLARNGQVELVDKLISKVRIEGIKLPFSTIRLIIDLYGISKKPEAAIKVFNEDRTLCGSISDFNLMLLYSSLLRTLTKCKRNAEALETLEDMMLTGVSPDIQTFSGLMYHFALQGEIQTVERLFSMVRQIGLEPDPYMLKLLVQAYCRCERSVLAYRVFQDMKDSNLMPDRETKELLVKSLWREEKRKEAAAVEESYEEENDNKNSSNVLRLALKGHVWTISSTDISRVYNLYRDCVLKTST; this is encoded by the coding sequence ATGTTTTCTATCATCTTCTCGAACCCTGTCAAGCCTTTTAACTCCGTAATTATCCATCAAATTCGATTCTTTTCCCGTGACCCATTCCCCAACAAAGTCCAGCACTACCTTTACAGAGCAAACCTCATCGACTCTATCCGTCTTAGCCTCCGCTCCCCAACAACCTCAGACAGGACACTAGCTTCTCTTCTAAACCACCGTCTTCTCGATTCCTTTGTCGTCAAAAACGCTTTACGCTCATCTCCTTCTGTGTCTTCTGCTTGGTCTATCTTCAAAACTCTTAGTCACAAAAGCCCTCgcttttcttttgaaactgAGACACTTCACGCCTTTGCCACTGTTCTTGCAAAGTTTCAGCGATCTTCAGAGCTTAACTCTCTAATTGGAGTTGTCAATGCTTGGAAATTCAGGAATGTTCATTTCAGCTTTATGAATCTCTTGAACTTGTATGCAACTGCTGGTGATTTCGACTCGGTTCTTAAGACGTGGGACGAGTATAGATGCTCaggagaggagaagaaaggcTGCACTGAGTCTTATAACATTGTGATGCAAGTTTACATGACTTTAGGTAAAGACTCTGAGGCTGTACAGACTTTTGATCAGATAATCAACGAAGGAGGGATTCCTAATTCAAGAACATTCACTATTATGATTGAGCATCTTGTGAAATTGGGGAATCTTGATGCAGCCATGAAGATTTTTGAGACCTTGCCTTTGATGAGGATTACGCGGACTCTGAAGCATTATTCGGTTTTGGTTGAAGCCTTTGTTGATGCACAACGGTTTGATGAAGTCAAGACTCTGATTGCTGAGATGAAATCTGATGGGAAGTTCCCTAGTAGACGCATGCTTGAGCCCCTGAAACGCATGAGGGAGGCTGGTTTTGAACATGAAACAGAGGAGTTTTTGAGAGAAATGTTGCCGGATGAGAGGATCAAGGACATTTCTATGTATTCTATGGATAATCCCAGCGATAGCGAAGACGAAGGAGACGAGTACAAAGATGATGTTAATGAAGCTCAAGTTAAGTTGAAGCCATGGCTGGATCCAAAAGCTTTAGCAACTTCGTTAAAGAAGTGGAGCTCTGATGCAGTCACTGCTTTGGAAGAAGCTAACTTCGTTTGGACAAATCTATTGGTCTGCAAGATGCTAAGAAACTTCAGAGCACCTGAAACAGCATGGAGTTTCTTCTGCTGGGTGGCGATTCAACCAGGATTCACCCACGACGCCTATACGATTGAGAGAATGATGGCTATGTTAGCACGCAATGGCCAAGTTGAACTGGTCGATAAGCTCATCTCGAAAGTGAGAATCGAAGGGATCAAATTACCATTCAGCACCATCAGGCTGATCATTGATCTCTACGGAATTTCAAAGAAACCGGAAGCAGCCATCAAGGTTTTCAACGAAGACAGAACACTCTGCGGTTCGATATCTGATTTCAACCTCATGCTGTTGTACTCATCCCTCTTGAGAACATTAACAAAATGCAAGAGAAACGCAGAGGCTTTAGAAACGCTAGAAGATATGATGTTGACAGGAGTTTCTCCTGATATCCAGACGTTCTCGGGTTTAATGTACCACTTTGCATTGCAGGGAGAGATTCAAACAGTTGAGAGACTTTTCTCAATGGTGAGACAGATTGGTCTTGAACCTGATCCGTACATGTTAAAGCTTCTAGTTCAAGCGTATTGCAGATGCGAAAGATCAGTGCTTGCTTACAGAGTGTTCCAAGACATGAAAGATTCGAATCTGATGCCTGACAGAGAGACGAAAGAGCTGCTTGTTAAGAGTTTgtggagagaagagaagcgaAAAGAAGCGGCTGCGGTTGAAGAGAGCTACGAGGAAGAGAATGATAACAAGAATAGTAGTAACGTTTTGCGTTTGGCGTTGAAGGGTCATGTGTGGACCATTAGTTCTACAGACATTTCTCGAGTCTACAATCTCTACCGCGATTGTGTTCTGAAAACTTCGACTTGA